Proteins from a genomic interval of Molothrus ater isolate BHLD 08-10-18 breed brown headed cowbird chromosome 10, BPBGC_Mater_1.1, whole genome shotgun sequence:
- the LOC118689924 gene encoding LOW QUALITY PROTEIN: G-protein coupled receptor 55-like (The sequence of the model RefSeq protein was modified relative to this genomic sequence to represent the inferred CDS: deleted 1 base in 1 codon) — translation MNDTHGKGNISATVELFQLIVYTPTFILGLLFNIMALSFLFFKVKKLSESTVYMIALIFLDTLLLFTLPFKIISYHLQDNWNLGSVFCSTLESLYFVNMYGSILISLCICVDRYIAICYPFVALTLRSIKKAAMVCALICLGTSVGTLSTFQLHGKGHNISSCFHNFSKSTWENAGLLSTLEIIFFGSMAAMTFCTAQTVRCLRRHRKPDNPQTHSTRAERIVVTNLAAFLVCFTPYHVAYLMYFLVKNNVIHISFQQVLRDTVQVTLCWANLNCCLDGVCYYFVLKESLEDPWQNSEKRAVQKP, via the exons ATGAATGACACCCATGGCAAGGGCAATATCAGTGCTACTGTGGAACTGTTCCAGCTCATTGTGTACACCCCCACTTTTATCCTGGGATTGCTGTTCAACATAATGGCTCTGTCATTCCTGTTTTTTAAGGTTAAAAAGCTGTCAGAATCTACAGTCTACATGATAGCCCTTATATTCCTGGATACTTTGCTGTTGTTTACCCTTCCTTTCAAAATCATTTCCTACCACCTTCAGGACAACTGGAACTTGGGGTCTGTGTTTTGCTCCACCTTGGAGAGCCTGTACTTTGTGAACATGTATGGCAGCATCCTCATCTCCCTGTGCATCTGCGTGGATCGCTACATCGCTATCTGCTACCCCTTTGTGGCACTCACCCTCAGGTCCATCAAGAAAGCTGCCATGGTCTGTGCTCTCATCTGCCTGGGCACGTCTGTGGGGACACTCTCTACTTTCCAACTGCATGGAAAGGGCCACAACATCTCGTCCTGCTTCCACAACTTCTCCAAGAGCACGTGGGAGAAcgca gggctgctcagcacccTGGAGATCATCTTCTTCGGCAGCATGGCAGCCATGACTTTCTGCACGGCCCAAACTGTCCGGTGCCTGAGGAGGCACCGAAAGCCAGACAACCCCCAGACACacagcaccagagcagagaggatCGTGGTGACAAACCTGGCTGCCTTTCTGGTGTGTTTCACACCTTACCACGTGGCATACCTGATGTACTTTTTGGTGAAGAACAATGTCATCCACATCAGTTTTCAACAAGTGCTACGAGACACTGTTCAGGTCACCCTTTGCTGGGCAAACCTGAACTGCTGTCTCGATGGGGTGtgttattattttgttttaaaggagtCCTTGGAAGACCCATggcaaaacagtgaaaaaagagCTGTGCAAAAGCCTTGA